The genomic DNA CAAGCTCTTGATCAATAGCTGCTATTAACTTATCTACAGCAGCAGATAGCCTAACTGTACTTTTTTCTGTTAAGTTACCACCAACCAGGGACTTAGTTCCAAATCCTGATAATTCCAAATCTTGAATAAACCCGCTACCTTCTTCGGGGTTAAAAGCTTCTTTGAAATCTGATAGTCGAAATAGCCTCCGTAAAACTGCTGAACTACAAAGCCGTAACTGTTGCTTTTGACTATCGAAATCAAACGCCTGCTTGTAGACAGGATCTAAGCTAGTTATATTTGTTCTATTTTCTTTAGTGGGAATAGATTTAGCTAGTAATTCTACCAGCGTTGCTAGGTCAATAGAAGGTTTAGGTGAGCTTGCCTGAATTTTGGCACTACCAATTTGATCTGACGACATATTTACTTTATCCTTTACACCAGCCTGTTGACTGCTTCACTTGCTTCAACGATCAAGTTGGCACAAATGGAACCTTTCCATTAAATAACTTAAGTATAAGTAATTTGTCAAGTTATGGCAGCCCCAGGTATAGTCAGCTACAAAAATATCTGTGTTAATTACAACAATTTTCAATAAATTAGACCACCATCTAGAGACATTGCATACAACACTCTCCGAGGGGTTAAATTCCTTTGTGTATTTCATTTACCTGAAAATAGCTGTAATTGTGTAGCTCATCAAGCTGGTAATTGCCATAAACTAAATTCATCAACGTTTTGTGACATTTTTACTTTGATCCCTACTGTGAAAGTTACCTATTGTCTAAAAATTTATCTGGAATTGTTGCACAATCAAATGTTGTATATATCATCAAGATAAAGCCTGTTGGAGGGCTACTTATGGAATACCGTCGCCCCCGGCATCATTTTCGAGGTAGCTGGATGGTAGCGATTATTGCCGCCATTACAGCTACACCAGCAATAGCAGAAACATCACATTTTGGTAAATTCAGTCTATCACCGGGTTTTGAACCAGCAGAAGGAACAGTTACTGGTCACACAGGTGGTTCTTACTCCCTGTCCGAGATTAGCAGACGCGATCGCCATAGAAATCCCTGCGTCGGTTTTGCTGACCCCCAACCAGATCACATTCTGACCTTGGAAGAAGACTTTGATCAGCTGAACATACAAGTCAACAGTGGCGAGTATGACACCACCTTACTCATCCAAGGCCCAGACGACAAAACAATTCACTGCGGCGATGACACTGGGACAAACAAAGATGCCAGCATTGAAGACAAAGACTTTAAAAGTGGTACTTATCGGATTTGGGTAGGTACTTTTAATCCTGGCTTGAGGCGTAACTATACTCTGACGGTGCAGCAGAAATAACTCCCCAATCGCCAGAAAACAAGAACGGGAAAAAGGGATAAAAATTTTGCTCCGAGTCCAATTCCCCCCTGCACCCTGCCCCCTGCACCTCTGCCTCTTCCTACTCCCCAACTTTCAGCGTTGACCCAGGAACGATATTATGAGATAGTAGCTCGTTTTGCTTTCCGAGGGTCCTATCTCGTGCTATCTAGACTACGTGCTGATTTTCGCATCATATTTGAACGTGACCCCGCTGCCCGTAACTGGTTAGAGGTCTTGTTTTGTTACCCAGGTTTGCAAGCCCTGCTATTCCATCGGCTGGCTCACTGGCTGCATCATCTTGGACTCCCATTTTTTCCCCGCTTGATTTCTCACACAGCTAGATTTTTGACGGGAATCGAAATCCATCCAGGCGCAACAATTGGGCAGGGTGTGTTTATTGACCACGGTATGGGCGTGGTAATTGGTGAAACGGCGATAGTGGGTGATTATACCCTGATTTATCAAGGTGTCACCCTTGGCGGAACTGGTAAACAAACCGGCAAGCGCCATCCCACAGTCGGGGAAAATGTCGTAGTTGGAGCCGGTGCAAAGGTGCTGGGCAATATTCAAATTGGCAATAATGTCCGCATTGGCGCTGGATCAGTTGTTCTCCGGGATGTGCCGACTGATTGCACAGTGGTAGGCGTACCCGGTCGAATTGTCTATCGTTCTGGTGCGCGAGTTGCTCCCCTAGAACACAACAACTTGCCAGATTCAGAAGCTGAAGTCATTCGTGCCTTAGTTGATCGAATTGAATCCTTGGAACAACAAATCCAAAATCTCCAAAACAATCAATCGTCTGGGAAAACTCATGTTTTGGCCGTTTCTGTAGTTTCTCCCGAAAGTGATTTGTTAAAAGATGCTCCCTTGTGTAGCCTCAGAGATAAAGCCATTCAGCAATTTCTCGATGGTGCAGGGATTTAAAGAGGCAGGGGCAGGGGGAGAAGAGGCAGGGGGGCAGGGAGCAGGGAGCAGGGGAGAATAAACTTCCCAATGAACAATGACTAATGACCAATGACCAATGACCAATGATTAAGGATTAATTTCCGCGCTAGACCATTCTTGCTGCTCATTGCGGTAGTAGATTCGGCGATTTTGTGGTTCACCCCGCAATTCTAAATGGTCTACCTGTAAAGGTTCGAGTAGTAGTAGACAAAAATTTGGCACTGGCTGGGCGGGATTAGGTGGTGATGGCTCAAAGGCTTCTGGCTCATCTACTCTGGGTTTACCAGGATGAGGCCAAGCAAATTGTAACCGCGCTGCATCACTTAATTCTTGCCAAATTTTGATTCGCGCTGGTTGGAGGAGAGGGTGAGAATCATCTATTAAACTTAAGCAACCAGAAAGCCGAAATTGTTCTCGCGTGTTGGGGAAATACCAACAAATTTCTGCCCAAGGTTGTTTTTGTATTTGGTCAACTTTATCACTACGGGCATCAGTAATAAATTTTAACTGGTTGCTATCTTCCAGAAAACCCCGAAAAACAACGGTACGATTAGCAGGGCGATTATTTTCCCCCACTGTTGCTAGTTGTAGGTAACGGGCGTAAACAAGGCTACGATTACGATGCAGCGCACGAGCGATCGCGCTTCGCCAAGGAGCAATGGACATTATTCTAATTACCTACCACAGTAAAATTTGTTTTTTAACTTCTATAATATCTAAGTAATCTTCCGTAAACGCTTTTCTTAACAGGGAATGGGGGATAAATTGATCATATTTTTGCAATTCTGGAGCTTCTGCGGAACTGACTAAATGTTCTGCGGTAATTCTTTGTTCACACAATGAAACAAGTTCTGTTTGCAGAAGTTTAAATTTATCTTTACCTAATTTGATTGTTAAATAATAGGGATTCACCCCACCAATACTGTTAATTTCTAATGATTCTCGACAAAAGGAATTAAGCAACCTTTCCAAAGTCCGGTAAGCCACTGTACCCATCCAAGGAAAGATACAACATTTGCCTTTTTCCAATTGTAAAATATTTTGTTTATCTAATCCAGCATTTCGGATGATTTGCCGAACTAATTTTAAACGTTCTTGAGCATTCTTTTGTAAATAACTATATTCTAAATCTTCTAGTAATACTTGCCGCATTCTTTGCAAAACTCTGGTGTGAATACTACCACTACCACCACGCCAATAAATAGTAGCTTTACCTGCTACTTGCTTCACTAAAATTACCTTTTTTTTAAAGTCAACTTCTAAAACTTCCCAAGTTCTACCTGCTAAGGCGAATTGATTACCCACAGGGGTTGGTATGGCAATACTGCCAATTTCCGTTGTTCCTTGCTTGACCGCATATTCTTGAATATCAGCAAAAACAGCATAAAACTGAAATTTCCCGACTATCTTTTCTCCTGCTAAACCAATAATTAATTTACCTTGTTCTGTTTTATGAATGTGGTCTATATCAATTAAATAGTGTAATAATGACTTAAAATCTGCTGAAGAAATAGCCGCAAAGGGTGATAAATTTAAAATTTGTTTAGCTAAAGCCGCAGGTGTAATTTCTCCTGTTGCTGCTAAAATGCTCATTGTCTGATGATATAGCAAACTCAAAGGATATTTAATCGGTTCTATCGGTTCAATCCAACGTTCTTCTAAATAAAGTTGAATAATGGCAATACATTGTAAAAGTTGCCAAGGAATTTGTTCGGGTAAAGGTGCTTCAGATAATGGTTGATTTTCCCCACAAATCAAGCGCATATCAGCAGCTTCACCTCTCCGACCACTGCGTCCTAAACGTTGTAAAAAACTAGCAACAGACAAAGGTGATTCTAACTGAATGACTCGCTCTAAATGACCAATATCTATGCCTAATTCTAAAGTGAGAGTAGCCGCAGTCACCGCCGGATTGTCAGGTTCGCGTATGGCATTTTCCGCAGCTTGGCGTAAGCTAGCAGATATACTGCCATGATGTACGTGATAGATGTCTGGTAATGCTTGTGCTTTAGCAATTCGGCGTAAGGATGCAATTACTGATTCAGTTTGCGTGCGATTGTTCGCGAAAATTAAGCATTTACGAGATTTGCTGAGGTTAAAAATATATTTCTCGTAAGCTGTGGCTTCTGATTCATCGATTTCACTCTCAAGATAAAAGTGTTCTACAGCCAGTTTAATTTGGCGTTTTTCTGCGGTGATATCCGGAGTAATTACTGACTTGTCAGTTCCAGAACGTAACCACTCTTCAGCCATTGCATAATTACCCAGGGTGGCTGATAAACCAATGCGACGGGGTTGGGTTTTTGTCAAATTGGCTAAACGCTGTAATTGACAAATAATTTGACAACCACGTTCAGAACCCATAAAGGAATGGATTTCATCAATGATCACAAATCGTAAATCACCAAATAAGCGCATCAAATCATTATTCTTGTTAATTAACAAGCTTTCTAAAGATTCTGGCGTAATTTGCAGAATACCTTGGGGATTCTTGATCAGTTTATTTTTACGACTTTGTGCTACATCACCATGCCAGTGCCACACGGGTATATCTGCTGTTTTCAGCAAGTCGTTGAGGCGTTCAAATTGGTCATTAATTAAAGCTTTGATCGGTCCAATATATAATACACCGATAGTATTGGCTGGTTTTTCATGTAAGAGCGTCAAAACTGGTAAAAATGCAGCTTCTGTTTTTCCCGCCGCAGTTGCAGCCGCAATTAACAAATGAGCATCAGTGTTAAATATAACGTCACTAGCTGCTAATTGTACTGGTCGTAATTCAGTCCAGTTGTGATGGTAGATGTATTCTTGGATGAAGGGTGCAAGTTTGGAAAAAGTCATTAGTCATTAAATTTACATAAAAACACTCTCAAACTCTTATTTCTCTGTGTCCTCTGCGGTATGCGCTACGCGCACGCTCCGCGAACGTATACTCATCAGTTCAAAAATTTTTCTACACTGCGAACAAACATTTCCACACCCATTGCTAAGGCGGTTTCATCAAAATCAAATCGGGGATGATGATGGGGATAGGCTAAATCTTTCTCAGGATTGGCAGATCCCAAAAAGAAATAACAACCAGGAACTTCTTGTAAGAAGAATGACATATCCTCACCTCCCATAGTTTGGCATTCTGGGACAATACCCATAGGAGTTTCGATGACTTCTTCTGCTACTGATCTCACTAATTCCGCTATACGCGCATCATTTATGACTGGTGGATAAAGACTCCAGTATTCTAAGTCATATTTTGCACCATGACTTTGACAAACTCCGGCGATAATTTGCTCAACTCGCTGGTTAAAAAATCCTTTGAAATTAGGGTTAAAATACCTGATAGTCCCACTCATACGGGCTTTATCAGCAATGATATTCAGCTTCGTTCCGGCGTGAAGTTCGCCGACGGTTACCACGGCTGAATCAATGGGGTTAACGTTACGCGCCACAATGGTTTGTAGGGCATTGACAATTTGGGCGGCAACGACGATAGAATCAATGGTTTGATGCGGCATAGCACCATGTCCACCTTTACCCAAAATGGTGCAGTTAAAGCATTCTACAGATGCCATTAACGCCCCAGCCCGGACACCGACTGTTCCTAATGGCAAATTATTCCATAGATGTAACCCGATAATTGCATCCACATCGGGGTTTTTTAGTACCCCAGATGCAATCATGGGTTGTGCGCCGCCTGGCCCTTCTTCTGCTGGCTGAAAGATCATTTTCACCGTACCACTAAAGTTGTGCCGATGCTTGTGAAGATAGTAAGCTGTACCAAGTGCGATCGCAGTATGTCCATCATGTCCACAAGCGTGCATCACTCCATCATGTTGTGATTTATAAGGAACCTGATTCAGTTCTTGAATTGGCAAAGCATCCATATCAGCCCGAATCGCCAACACTTTTTCCGAACCGGGTTTATTTCCCTTGATAATAGCCACAATACCAGTTTGAGCTATACCAGTTTCATGTTCAATTCCCCATGCTTGCAACTGGCTAGAGACTAACTCAGCCGTGAGTTTTTCTTTAAACCCCAACTCTGGTTTTTGATGCAGTCGCCGCCGCCACTCTACCAATCGCGGTTGTAACGAGCGAATTTCCAGACGAACGCGAGATAAATCGACAGAAGAGTTGGGAAAAGTGGAAACCATGATCAAAACAAGCTCGTTTCAGTAACAGCTAACTGAGGATATTTTCCAAGTTTAATCGTTCTCAAAGAGTTCAGCGTGGATATTTCATGCCTGTTTTTTGAGGAATGCGGATTTAATCCAATACACTAACCTCACCCCCAACCCCTCTCCTTAGCAAGGCTAGCGTGTACACACAAGTGATCGAATCGCCCCCTAACCCCCAATTATGGAGGAACAAGAATTTTCAAAGTCCCCCAAACTTGGGGGATTTAGGGGGCAGAACAGGCTCAAACGCAGACAGATAAGACTTGTGTGTACGCCGTAGCCTTGCTAAGGAGAGGGGAGACTTTGCGAGTCAAAGGCTATATTAGCTTAATCTTTCCCAATCCAGATTTGATGCGACTTGCGCGAGTTTATCCAAATCTTCCACATTATCCAAATAAGGCAAACAACCTAAAACTGGCGTATGAGTCAGCGATTGAATCAAATCCGATGGTGTCCAGTCGGCGATTTCCGCATCTGTCCGGGGTTGTACACAATTCAGCACAATACCTTTGAGATTCACCTTTGATTGCCTAGCCAATGCCACATTTGCCACGGCTTGAGCGATCGCACCTAATCTGACTGGTACTACCAATACCGTAGGTAAACGCCAGTCTCCCGCCAAATCAGCCACTGTCAACTCATCAGTGATCGGTGAACCTAAACCACCCAAGGCTTCTACCAACAAGAAGTCACGCTGCGATCGCAACTTAGAAAAAGCTTGCCACACCACAGCTAAATCCACGCTACGATTTTCCTTAGCGGCGGCGATGGGAGGGGCTAGGGGTGCATCAAAATACAAAGGTGTAATTTCCTCAGCCGATTGCTCTAAAGAAAATAACTTTTGATATAATTCGCGATCGCCTATCCCCGATTGAATTGGTTTCATAATTCCCCAGCTACGCTGCGGATAATATTTTTGCCAATAGGCTGCCAAGGCTGTTGTTAAAACAGTTTTTCCAGCCTCCGTATCAGTACCAGTAATCAGTAATGTGTTCAACAATCTATTCGGTGATTACTTTTTAAGTATACATATCAATTGTAATACATCCTAGACACTTATAACTCTGGTGTGCTATCAGTCGGGGCATTATTTTCCGCGCCAAAGTCTGGTCTAGGTATGGGCGGTGGTGTGAGTGTTGGTGTGGTCAGTGGAATTTCTGTTGGTGTGGGAATAGGAATAGGAATGGGAGTTTCTATTGGCGTTTCCGTTGGCGTTGGTGTTGGGATGACTGGGTTTTCTAACACAACATCGAGACTGTAATCGCTTGCGGCAATTTCTGGTTCTGGAGTCAACTGAATAATATATCTCCCAGTCATCGGCAATATTCCCTCATAGGTTGTTACTTGCTGGGCATTAGGAGCAATTGGTTCTTGATTGACATCTAAAACCGTGAGCAAAATGCCATTTCCTTGGTTAATAAATGCCGTTAACTTGGCTCCTTCTTCCCCAAAAAATGTGTACTGAATGATTTGATTTTCTTTGATAGTGTCTTCAACTGTGGTTGTGTCAGATGCGGCAAATATCAGCCGTCTACTAAATATTACAGGTTCAACACGGATGGGTGTGGGTTCTGGTGTAAGTTCTGGCGTGGTTTCTGGCGTGGGTTCTGGTGTGGGTGTTTCCTCGCCAGTCACAACTGGTGAAGGGAAAGTTTGTGGTGGCGTTACATCTGGTGGTTGATTTGACTGATTGCGGATAGAACTTACCAAAGCCCAAGAACCAACTCCCGCTAAAATTACTACGGCACTACCAATAGCACCCAGCGCCAATGGACTATCTAAAATTGAGTTAGACCGACTGGGTATAATCACTTGCTCAGGTTTGCGCGGTGCAACGGGCTGTGGTACTGAGTCGGGGGGACGACCGACAGCGATTGTTTGGAATTGGGAGACTTCTGGAGTCGGAATACGGGGTTTTTCCAGAATCTGTAATGCTTGAATGACATCAGCCGCACTATGGTAGCGATCGCCTGCATGACTACTTAACATCTGATTCAGAACTTGGGCAAATTGTGCATTCACCTTGACCCACTGTTGCCAATTCCAAGTGAGTTGAGTGACATCAAATAAATCAGTTGGTTCTTTCCCCGTCAACAAAACTATCCCTGTAACCGCTAGTGCATACAAATCACTATGAGGGTAAGCTTTTCCTGTTTGCATTTGTTCAGTGGGAGCAAAGCCTAATTTACCCACGCTAGTGATTGGCGTTGTGCTATCTGGAAACTGTAAACGCGTTGCTAGTTCTGTCACCAGTCCGAAGTCAATTAACACTGGCTGGCGATCGCCATCGCGCAAAATAATATTTTCCGGTGAGATATCCCGGTGAATAATCCCTCGACCATGAATATGCTCTAAAACTGGCAGCAAAGAGCGAATCAACTGCAATACTTCTGCCTCAGTGAAAGTTTGACCAGCCGCAAGACGTTCACTCAGCAGAGTCCGGTAAGCTTTACCTGCAACATAGTCCTCAACTAAAAATAAGCGTTGGTCTTGTGCAAATCTTTCGCGAAATTTCGGCACTTGTGAATGTTCTATTTGATATAAAATTGCAGCTTCTTGCTGGAAAAGAGCTTGTGCTTTCTCCCAAGCTTCAGCCTCCGTGGCAGAAATCAATTCCTTAATCGCGCAAAGTTCGTGAAAGCGCCGCTGATCTTCCGCCAAATAGGTACTACCAAATCCCCCTTGTCCGAGAATTTGGATGATCCGATAACGGTTTTGCAGGATAGAACCAACTGTAATGGGTGCTTGCATGATTAGTTAAATGTAATAGCAACTGGGGAAGAAATAACTGACAAAGATCAGTCCATCAGAAAATTAATAAATTCCGTGTTAGTACGTGCTAAGTAAGTATTTGAAGACTTATTTAACTCTATTTTTCCACTCTTTTATCAGTAAGGATGTGTGAAAAATGGCAAAAATTGACGGTGAGGGCAATTGACTAACTACCTGCGGAGGATTAATTTCAGCGTTTTTTGTGGCTTTCTTATTCAAGAGCAGTAACGTGAAAACCACCATGTAGAAATAGCATCCGCCCTCAACCATCACAACTCACGCGAGCTAAATTCGCCACCCCCAAGAATTTTTTGGGTGATTTACTATCAAAAATATAGTCTGCTAGTTTATAATTTTGCAGCTAGTATCATAGAGTGTTGACTAAATGTGCAACTTTCCTTGAGGAATTTATCCGCCAGTGTTGCTACTGTTTCTGTCCCAACAATGGTTTGTTCACCAAAAGGACTACAACATGAGCCAAAAATAATTATATTGAGAAATGTTTAAAGTTTGGATGAAAGCTTTAAAAAAACTCACAGATGTTTTTTTAGCCCATTTCAGTTAAATCTACTAAATATCTAATGATAATATTGCCATGAATGCACATCGAGGTTCTGCTGTGCTGAGTTCTGCAAGTTTAAAGGTGCAACCAGCTGCCACAGGAGTGACGGAAAATCATCGCCTGCGGCTATTTTCTGGCTCTGCCAATGTACCACTGTCTCAAGAAGTCGCTCGTTACCTGGGTATGGACTTGGGGCCAATGATTCGCAAAAGGTTCGCGGATGGAGAACTATACGTTCAAATTCAAGAATCAATTCGGGGTTGTGATGTTTATTTAATCCAACCAACTTGTCAACCTGTTAATGACCACTTGATGGAATTGCTGATTATGGTTGATGCTTGTCGTCGGGCTTCTGCACGACAGGTAACCGCAGTAATTCCCTACTATGGCTATGCTCGCGCTGACCGCAAAACGGCAGGACGAGAGTCAATTACAGCCAAATTGGTGGCTAACCTGATTGCGAAAGCCGGAGCTAGTAGGGTTTTGGCTATGGATTTGCACTCGGCGCAAATTCAAGGCTATTTTGACATACCTTTTGATCATGTTTACGGTTCGCCAGTAATTTTCGATTATCTGGCTAGTAAACAACTTTCTGATGTTGTAGTTGTTTCTCCCGATGTTGGTGGTGTAGCACGCGCTAGAGCATTTGCGAAAAAGCTCAATGATGCGCCCTTGGCTATTATCGATAAACGTCGTCAGGCTCATAATGTGGCTGAAGTCATGAATGTCATCGGCGATGTGAAGGGCAAAACAGCCATTTTGGTGGATGACATGATTGATACTGGCGGCACAATTAGCGAAGGCGCACGGTTGCTGCGTCAAGAAGGTGCAAGTCAGGTATATGCCTGTGCAACTCATGCTGTTTTTTCGCCACCTGCAAAGGAGCGTTTGTCAAGTGGCTTGTTTGAGGAAGTTATCGTTACTAACACGATTCCCATCCCAGAACACAATCGCTTTCCAGAATTAGTAGTGCTTTCTGTCGCTAATCTTTTAGGGGAAACCATCTGGCGGATTCACGAAGATACTTCAGTAAGTAGTATGTTCCGCTAGCAAAGACAATACTGTTTTTGTAGTTACAATTTGGTATCAAAAAATGATGAAGTATGAAGTATGGATTTTTTCCGCCTTCAGCCTTCATTTTTTATTAGCCGTTTGTCGTTCGATTTCTGTCACCACTCGTTCTAATTCTTCAACTAGGGGAGTATTTCCAGCCTTGGTAAAGGCATCCACCAGCGCCCGATAATACCAAAGAGTTCCTTCTCTACCACCTTGAAAGCGATCCCAAAGTGATTCGCCTAAGACGCGATAATCTTTGAGAATTGATTGGGCATTGTAAAGTTTATCGGCTACTGATACTAGTAATACTGAGGGTGAGGCTGTGGCAATGTGAGCAATATAAGCTTTTTTGCGCTGTCTCCAAGGTGGTTTGGGTGTGGTGTCGGCATCCGTACAACCATCGACAATGGCTGTGACATTTTCTCCAAAGCGGCGGCGGATTTCGGCTCGTGTGGCATCTCCTCCTTGGTCTTCTATGGCATCATGTAATAGAGCTGCGATCGCTTCGTCTTCATTGGCTCCATATTCTAAAGCAATACTGGCTGCACCTAATAAGTGGGCAATGTAGGGGACTCCTGATCCTTTACGCACTTGTTGGGCGTGGAGTTGGGTGGCATAAGTTAGGGCTGCGGTGAAGCGTTCTGTGAGCATTTTTTTATTATGCGCTGGTGTTGAGGTCTATTTTAAAACGAACCGCCAAGGCGCATTCGCGAAGCGTCTCCCCTTGGGAGAAGGACGCAAAGGAAGAAATGAAGATTATAGCGAGTATACCTACTAAAATGAAGGTGTCATTCCATCTGACATCATCATGAACAATATACAGAATAGTTATTCTAAAGATAGGAACATTCCTATATTAAAACTTACTAAACTTTTATTTGAGAGTGATTGGCAGTATTGGTGATGCTATGATTTAGTTTTTCATTAATAAGCTGTAGTGCATCTAAATTTTATATTTTCGACGAGTCTGAGAGCCTGTTTGTGAGGGTTTCATCTGGAAATGTTTAATTTGTCTCAGCTTAGAATCAGGTAGTTTCAAACCCAAGGTATTTAGCCAATCACTAAAGTTATTAATTGGTTGGCTTTCGGGTTGTGAGAGCAATGTATCTATTTTTTTTATATATAATTTTAGCTGTTCTGGAGTCATATTTGGTTCACCAAGAGCCTTAGCTACATCGCTTAGTGCAAGTTTTAATAATTCAGGATCTGGTTTTTCTTCTTCTGCCAATTCTAAGTGAGTTTCGAGATAGACAGTAGCATAATCTCGATCTTTGAGGCGTGAAATTAAATAATCATGGTAACTATCACTGGTGGGCATTTTCTCGTCTCCTATAGTCTTGCAAATACTCTATCGCTTTATGAATATCTTGGTTTTGGGTGCTTTTATCTCCGCCACACAAAATGAGTATAATTATTGCGCCAATTTCTGCAAAATAAATTCGGTAGCCGGGTCCAAAATCTATCTTTAGTTCAGAGACACCTTGCCCAACTGAGCGATAATCTCCTAAATTACCAAGACTGACTCGGTTGAGTCTTTTATCAATGATAGATTTGGCTTTTTTATCTCTAAGTGCGTCAAGCCACTCAGCAAAGGGAACTCTACCGTCACTGGTAATGTAACGCCGAATATCTTTTGGTTCAACTACCATTATTTTGATTTTAGGCGATCGCGTCTGTCGTCTAAATGGTTATATTTTGTTGTCATTGACTGATTTTACGATTTCCAGTCTCAAGGCGATCGCTATTCGTCAGTCGTGTAAATTGTCACACGTTTATCGTCAACCTGCTCAAAAAAATTATTTATTTCTAGATAGCTGGGAAAAAACCCCCCGGAATTGTGTAGATTACGCTAGAATTGTTAAAGGTTCTTTACAGAATTTGCTAATCATAAACAATTCTGTTAATGCAACTCAGCATTTAAAATTGAATCTGAAAACCCCCTCTTGAGTTCACTAAAAGCTCCTATGACGCTCCCAATTCGCAACGTCGCCATTATCGCCCACGTTGACCACGGCAAAACTACCCTGGTTGATGCGCTCCTCAAACAATCTGGTATTTTCCGAGAAGGTGAAGACGTTCCGGATTGTGTCATGGATTCCAACACCCTAGAACGGGAGCGGGGTATTACAATTCTCTCGAAAAATACAGCCGTTCGTTACAAAGAAACGCTGATCAATATTGTTGATACCCCAGGACACGCTGACTTCGGTGGCGAAGTCGAACGGGTACTAGGAATGGTTGATGGTTGTCTGTTAATTGTCGATGCTAACGAAGGCCCTATGCCTCAGACGCGCTTTGTTTTGAAGAAAGCTCTGGAAAAAGGATTGCGCCCCATCGTCGTCATCAACAAAATTGATCGCGGCCAAACTGACCCGCACGTTGCTGTTGATAAGGTTTTGG from Nodularia sp. LEGE 06071 includes the following:
- the cysE gene encoding serine O-acetyltransferase produces the protein MLSRLRADFRIIFERDPAARNWLEVLFCYPGLQALLFHRLAHWLHHLGLPFFPRLISHTARFLTGIEIHPGATIGQGVFIDHGMGVVIGETAIVGDYTLIYQGVTLGGTGKQTGKRHPTVGENVVVGAGAKVLGNIQIGNNVRIGAGSVVLRDVPTDCTVVGVPGRIVYRSGARVAPLEHNNLPDSEAEVIRALVDRIESLEQQIQNLQNNQSSGKTHVLAVSVVSPESDLLKDAPLCSLRDKAIQQFLDGAGI
- a CDS encoding Npun_F5749 family FMN-dependent PPOX-type flavoprotein, with translation MSIAPWRSAIARALHRNRSLVYARYLQLATVGENNRPANRTVVFRGFLEDSNQLKFITDARSDKVDQIQKQPWAEICWYFPNTREQFRLSGCLSLIDDSHPLLQPARIKIWQELSDAARLQFAWPHPGKPRVDEPEAFEPSPPNPAQPVPNFCLLLLEPLQVDHLELRGEPQNRRIYYRNEQQEWSSAEINP
- a CDS encoding DEAD/DEAH box helicase; translated protein: MTFSKLAPFIQEYIYHHNWTELRPVQLAASDVIFNTDAHLLIAAATAAGKTEAAFLPVLTLLHEKPANTIGVLYIGPIKALINDQFERLNDLLKTADIPVWHWHGDVAQSRKNKLIKNPQGILQITPESLESLLINKNNDLMRLFGDLRFVIIDEIHSFMGSERGCQIICQLQRLANLTKTQPRRIGLSATLGNYAMAEEWLRSGTDKSVITPDITAEKRQIKLAVEHFYLESEIDESEATAYEKYIFNLSKSRKCLIFANNRTQTESVIASLRRIAKAQALPDIYHVHHGSISASLRQAAENAIREPDNPAVTAATLTLELGIDIGHLERVIQLESPLSVASFLQRLGRSGRRGEAADMRLICGENQPLSEAPLPEQIPWQLLQCIAIIQLYLEERWIEPIEPIKYPLSLLYHQTMSILAATGEITPAALAKQILNLSPFAAISSADFKSLLHYLIDIDHIHKTEQGKLIIGLAGEKIVGKFQFYAVFADIQEYAVKQGTTEIGSIAIPTPVGNQFALAGRTWEVLEVDFKKKVILVKQVAGKATIYWRGGSGSIHTRVLQRMRQVLLEDLEYSYLQKNAQERLKLVRQIIRNAGLDKQNILQLEKGKCCIFPWMGTVAYRTLERLLNSFCRESLEINSIGGVNPYYLTIKLGKDKFKLLQTELVSLCEQRITAEHLVSSAEAPELQKYDQFIPHSLLRKAFTEDYLDIIEVKKQILLW
- a CDS encoding M20 family metallopeptidase, producing the protein MVSTFPNSSVDLSRVRLEIRSLQPRLVEWRRRLHQKPELGFKEKLTAELVSSQLQAWGIEHETGIAQTGIVAIIKGNKPGSEKVLAIRADMDALPIQELNQVPYKSQHDGVMHACGHDGHTAIALGTAYYLHKHRHNFSGTVKMIFQPAEEGPGGAQPMIASGVLKNPDVDAIIGLHLWNNLPLGTVGVRAGALMASVECFNCTILGKGGHGAMPHQTIDSIVVAAQIVNALQTIVARNVNPIDSAVVTVGELHAGTKLNIIADKARMSGTIRYFNPNFKGFFNQRVEQIIAGVCQSHGAKYDLEYWSLYPPVINDARIAELVRSVAEEVIETPMGIVPECQTMGGEDMSFFLQEVPGCYFFLGSANPEKDLAYPHHHPRFDFDETALAMGVEMFVRSVEKFLN
- the bioD gene encoding dethiobiotin synthase; its protein translation is MNTLLITGTDTEAGKTVLTTALAAYWQKYYPQRSWGIMKPIQSGIGDRELYQKLFSLEQSAEEITPLYFDAPLAPPIAAAKENRSVDLAVVWQAFSKLRSQRDFLLVEALGGLGSPITDELTVADLAGDWRLPTVLVVPVRLGAIAQAVANVALARQSKVNLKGIVLNCVQPRTDAEIADWTPSDLIQSLTHTPVLGCLPYLDNVEDLDKLAQVASNLDWERLS
- a CDS encoding serine/threonine-protein kinase is translated as MQAPITVGSILQNRYRIIQILGQGGFGSTYLAEDQRRFHELCAIKELISATEAEAWEKAQALFQQEAAILYQIEHSQVPKFRERFAQDQRLFLVEDYVAGKAYRTLLSERLAAGQTFTEAEVLQLIRSLLPVLEHIHGRGIIHRDISPENIILRDGDRQPVLIDFGLVTELATRLQFPDSTTPITSVGKLGFAPTEQMQTGKAYPHSDLYALAVTGIVLLTGKEPTDLFDVTQLTWNWQQWVKVNAQFAQVLNQMLSSHAGDRYHSAADVIQALQILEKPRIPTPEVSQFQTIAVGRPPDSVPQPVAPRKPEQVIIPSRSNSILDSPLALGAIGSAVVILAGVGSWALVSSIRNQSNQPPDVTPPQTFPSPVVTGEETPTPEPTPETTPELTPEPTPIRVEPVIFSRRLIFAASDTTTVEDTIKENQIIQYTFFGEEGAKLTAFINQGNGILLTVLDVNQEPIAPNAQQVTTYEGILPMTGRYIIQLTPEPEIAASDYSLDVVLENPVIPTPTPTETPIETPIPIPIPTPTEIPLTTPTLTPPPIPRPDFGAENNAPTDSTPEL